A window of Pirellulales bacterium genomic DNA:
TGAACGCCTACGAAGCGATGAGCGACAATCCGCCGCTGGCGTCCCGGCAGTTGACCGTCGAGGCCTGCCGGCGCGACGCCGACGTGGAGATCGTCGTTCGCGATACGGGTCCCGGCCTGCCCGTCGCGGCCTCGGTCGATATCTTCGAGGCCTTCGTGTCGGACAAACCCAATGGCCTGGGCCTGGGTCTGGCCATTTGCCGCACGATCGTCGAAGCACACGGCGGCCGAATCTGGGCTTCGCCGGCCGAGAACTCCGGCGCCGAATTTCATTTGATGCTTCCCTTGCGCACGGCGAGAGAGCCCGATGGCGTCTGCAACTGAACTGCCGACGGTCTTCGTGATCGACGATGACCCGGCAGCGCGCGAAAGCCTGGCGGCCGTAGTCGAATCGATGCGGATCCCGGCGCGCACTTTCGCTTCGGCTGAAGATTTCCTCGAGGCCTACGATCCCCGGCTCGCCGGCTGCGCCGTGTGCGACGTGCGGATGACCGGCATCTCGGGCATCGATCTGTTGGCCCGGCTGGGGGGCGCCCAGGCCGCGCTGCCGGTCATCCTCATCACGGCCTATGCCGACGTACCGCTGGCGGTGCGCGTGATGCGTCAGGGAGCCTTCAGCCTGCTCGAAAAACCCTGCCGCAATCACGACCTCTGGGACGAGATTCGCCGTGCGCTCGAGGCCGATGCCGAGAACCGCCGGCGCCGCGCGCTGCAGGGCGAAATCGCTCGACGCTTCGATTCGCTCACGCCCGAGGAGCGGC
This region includes:
- a CDS encoding response regulator, producing MASATELPTVFVIDDDPAARESLAAVVESMRIPARTFASAEDFLEAYDPRLAGCAVCDVRMTGISGIDLLARLGGAQAALPVILITAYADVPLAVRVMRQGAFSLLEKPCRNHDLWDEIRRALEADAENRRRRALQGEIARRFDSLTPEERRVMQLVAQGKMNKEMAGELDVSLRTVETRRKSMFEKLGVDSPAELVNLLFASKGIQGN